In Scatophagus argus isolate fScaArg1 chromosome 3, fScaArg1.pri, whole genome shotgun sequence, one genomic interval encodes:
- the necap2 gene encoding adaptin ear-binding coat-associated protein 2, which yields MAEDDAYESMLCVKPEVHVYRIPPRASNRGYRAADWKLDEPAWSGRMKITAKGKMAFIKLEDKNTGELFAQAPVTEYPGSIVEAVTDSSRYFVIRIEDGNGRHAFIGLGFADRGDSFDFNVALQDHFKWVKQEGELAKLEASESTAPKLDLSFKEGQTIKINIGNIKKKEAGGGKARPMGGGLLPPPPGAKAGGLIPPPGGQQTVSPVQTNTAPLLDFGSPVPAAQPSADLWGDFTSAGSNSSKDAVKSGWVQFS from the exons ATGGCAGAAGACGACGCTTATGAGTCAATGCTGTGTGTAAAGCCCGAGGTTCATGTGTACCGGATCCCTCCACGGGCTTCTAACCGCGGATATCG tgCTGCTGACTGGAAGCTGGATGAACCTGCATGGAGTGGCAGGATGAAAATCACTGCTAAAGGCAAAATGGCCTTCATTAAGTtagaggacaaaaacacag GAGAGTTGTTTGCCCAAGCTCCAGTCACAGAGTATCCAGGGAGTATAGTTGAAGCAGTCACAGACTCCAGCAGGTATTTTGTGATCCGAATAGAGGATGGAAATG GACGTCATGCTTTTATCGGCTTGGGTTTTGCTGATCGTGGAGACTCATTTGACTTCAATGTAGCTTTACAAGATCACTTTAA GTGGGTGAAGCAAGAAGGTGAGCTTGCAAAACTAGAAGCATCTGAGAGCACAGCACCTAAACTGGACCTCAGCTTCAAAGAAGGACAGACTATCAAGATCAACATTGGG aACATAAAGAAGAAGGAAGCAGGTGGCGGCAAAGCACGACCCATGGGTGGGGGTCTGCTCCCACCTCCACCAGGTGCAAAGGCTGGAGGTCTCATACCCCCTCCTGGGGGACAGCAGACAGTCTCACCTGTACAGACTAACACTG CTCCTCTTTTAGACTTCGGTTCTCCCGTCCCTGCAGCTCAACCCAGCGCCGACCTGTGGGGAGATTTCACATCTGCAGGCTCCAA CTCCAGTAAAGATGCTGTCAAATCGGGATGGGTGCAGTTTAGTTGA